A region of Actinomycetota bacterium DNA encodes the following proteins:
- a CDS encoding MSMEG_4193 family putative phosphomutase, producing the protein MTLLLLIRHGLTSATGTRLVGWTPGIRLSEEGRAQAQRVRDRLEGTRIDAIYSSPLDRCRETAKPLAADRTLPVRVRKDLGEIGYGAWTDRSLRQLAKTKLWPRVQQVPSRVRFPQGESFGEAHARIVGALDAIAAEHPSEVVAAFSHADAIKLALAELAGMHLDMFQRIVIDPASVSAVALGDGVPRLVRVNDLGTLDALAPRKRGGTRQR; encoded by the coding sequence GTGACGCTCCTGTTGTTGATCCGGCACGGGCTGACGTCCGCGACCGGCACGCGCCTGGTGGGCTGGACGCCCGGGATCCGCCTCTCGGAGGAAGGGCGCGCGCAGGCCCAGCGGGTGCGCGATCGCCTCGAAGGGACGCGGATCGACGCGATCTACTCCAGTCCCCTCGACCGCTGCCGGGAGACGGCGAAGCCACTGGCCGCCGATCGGACGCTGCCGGTCCGCGTCCGCAAGGATCTCGGCGAGATCGGGTACGGAGCGTGGACGGATCGCTCCCTTCGCCAGCTCGCGAAGACGAAGCTGTGGCCGCGCGTCCAGCAGGTCCCCTCGCGCGTCCGCTTCCCGCAGGGTGAATCGTTCGGCGAGGCGCACGCCCGGATCGTCGGGGCGCTCGACGCGATCGCCGCCGAGCACCCGTCCGAGGTCGTCGCCGCGTTCTCGCACGCGGATGCGATCAAGCTTGCGCTCGCCGAGCTCGCCGGCATGCACCTGGACATGTTCCAGCGGATCGTGATCGATCCGGCGTCGGTGTCGGCGGTCGCGCTCGGGGACGGGGTTCCGCGGCTCGTGCGCGTGAACGACCTCGGGACCCTGGACGCCCTCGCCCCGCGCAAACGGGGCGGGACCCGACAACGATGA
- a CDS encoding PQQ-binding-like beta-propeller repeat protein, with protein MQQPPTQVRKRTRRPPPFGTVVVVLAVIALLVIGVRAVLGGDDPGDGPQLAEALADPSASATTPPSDEQTPRSEPDPNVDAAGVRTPGPINTEVEGITTFRGNASRTYYGEGPLPTRPRVLWRYPTAGGLCSQSSNLGETTTWCGTGWTGQPNVLVDRKGNVEVRIGAYDGNYHFIDGKNGKALKQPFRTGDLAKGSATSDPDGFPLYYAGSRDNNFRVISTQGGKATELWSVNADTSVPSGGLWNDDWDGAALVIDDYLLAGSENSWFYVVKLNRDYDSDGKVTVDPRIVTTFPGYDDELLAQLGDDDVSIETSPSFHDGVVYFSNSGGLVQGWDISKILAGRSDDARRVFRFWTGDDTDASIAIDEEGMLYVASELQRFNATAARNGQLMKLDPNKRTPLVWSVPVTEQGGDGLGGIWATPAIYDGMVYVSTNYGELLGVDQASGKVRWRIKLPGPTWSSPVPIDGVLLQGDCEGVLHAYDISKNPRKQPKELWDVRLGGCIEATPAVWDGKIYVGTRAGGIYGIGDKRG; from the coding sequence ATGCAGCAGCCCCCCACGCAGGTGCGGAAGCGGACGCGGCGGCCGCCTCCGTTCGGAACGGTCGTCGTGGTTCTGGCCGTGATCGCGCTCCTCGTGATCGGCGTCCGGGCCGTGCTCGGTGGCGACGACCCGGGGGACGGACCCCAGCTCGCCGAGGCGTTGGCCGATCCTTCGGCATCGGCGACGACCCCGCCCTCCGATGAACAGACGCCTCGGTCCGAGCCCGACCCGAACGTCGATGCCGCCGGCGTGCGGACCCCCGGACCGATCAACACCGAGGTCGAGGGGATCACGACGTTCCGGGGCAACGCGAGCCGCACCTACTACGGCGAGGGTCCCCTCCCGACGCGGCCGAGGGTCCTGTGGCGCTACCCGACGGCGGGCGGACTGTGCTCGCAATCGTCGAACCTGGGTGAGACGACGACGTGGTGCGGCACCGGATGGACCGGCCAGCCGAACGTGCTCGTCGACCGCAAGGGGAACGTCGAGGTCCGGATCGGCGCCTACGACGGGAACTACCACTTCATCGACGGGAAGAACGGCAAGGCGTTGAAGCAGCCGTTCCGCACCGGTGACCTTGCGAAGGGATCGGCGACCTCGGATCCGGACGGGTTCCCGCTGTACTACGCGGGCTCGCGCGACAACAACTTCCGGGTGATCTCGACCCAGGGCGGCAAGGCGACCGAACTGTGGTCGGTCAACGCCGACACGAGCGTGCCCAGCGGCGGTCTCTGGAACGACGACTGGGACGGGGCGGCGCTCGTCATCGACGACTACCTGCTCGCGGGAAGCGAGAACTCCTGGTTCTACGTCGTGAAGCTCAACCGGGACTACGACAGCGACGGCAAGGTCACTGTCGATCCCCGCATCGTGACGACGTTCCCCGGCTACGACGATGAGCTGCTGGCCCAGCTTGGGGACGATGACGTCTCGATCGAAACCTCGCCCTCGTTCCACGACGGAGTGGTCTACTTCTCGAACTCCGGTGGGCTCGTGCAGGGATGGGACATCTCCAAGATCCTCGCCGGCCGCAGCGACGACGCGCGGCGCGTGTTCCGCTTCTGGACCGGCGACGACACGGATGCCTCGATCGCGATCGACGAGGAGGGGATGCTCTACGTCGCGAGCGAGCTGCAACGGTTCAACGCCACGGCCGCACGGAACGGCCAGCTGATGAAGCTGGACCCGAACAAGCGGACCCCCCTCGTGTGGAGCGTCCCCGTCACCGAGCAGGGCGGCGACGGGCTCGGTGGTATCTGGGCCACCCCGGCGATCTACGACGGCATGGTCTACGTGAGCACGAACTACGGCGAGCTGCTCGGGGTCGACCAGGCCAGCGGGAAGGTGCGCTGGCGGATCAAGCTTCCCGGCCCCACCTGGTCCTCGCCGGTGCCGATCGACGGCGTGTTGCTGCAGGGCGATTGCGAGGGCGTCCTGCACGCCTACGACATCTCGAAGAACCCGCGGAAGCAGCCGAAGGAGCTCTGGGACGTCCGACTCGGGGGGTGCATCGAGGCCACCCCGGCGGTGTGGGACGGCAAGATCTACGTCGGGACCCGCGCCGGCGGCATCTACGGCATCGGCGACAAGCGCGGCTGA
- a CDS encoding methylated-DNA--[protein]-cysteine S-methyltransferase codes for MAGDLMPAAIQSPVWSEFPTPLGRLVAIGSPSGISRLGFSDDDPVAAVEDETGLRIPRDAAALRDLREQVQAYFEGTLRSFSVAPDLGAIEGFARQVLEQARRVPFGSVATYGELAARAGSPRAGRAAGSAMRRNPVQLLVPCHRVVPADGSIGGYSGREDRKAFLLDHEAAALGQDAGLPGSAGRGR; via the coding sequence ATGGCCGGCGATCTGATGCCCGCCGCGATCCAGAGCCCCGTGTGGAGCGAGTTCCCCACGCCCCTGGGTCGGCTCGTCGCCATCGGCTCGCCGTCGGGCATCTCACGGCTCGGGTTCTCCGACGACGACCCCGTCGCCGCGGTCGAGGACGAGACCGGTCTGCGCATCCCGCGTGACGCCGCCGCACTCCGGGACCTCCGAGAGCAGGTTCAGGCCTACTTCGAAGGAACGCTCCGCTCGTTCTCCGTCGCACCCGACCTGGGCGCGATCGAGGGGTTCGCGCGGCAGGTCCTCGAACAAGCACGCCGGGTCCCGTTCGGGTCCGTCGCCACCTACGGCGAACTCGCGGCCCGGGCCGGCTCCCCCCGCGCCGGCCGTGCGGCGGGGAGCGCGATGCGGCGCAACCCCGTGCAGCTGCTCGTGCCGTGTCACCGAGTGGTTCCCGCCGACGGTTCGATCGGCGGGTACTCGGGCCGAGAGGACCGCAAGGCGTTCCTCCTCGACCACGAGGCCGCCGCACTCGGTCAGGACGCCGGGCTTCCCGGCTCTGCCGGCCGGGGCCGCTAA
- a CDS encoding ATP-binding protein, producing the protein MELSAALGVVLAAIAGAGSGWWVATRAFGRRLRSATDAVDRLGDADTEARTLEGGPAGAAALAGAVNRAGERLGGQVRALRREQRIRDLILSSMQEGVLLFDGDGGGVVFANDAIDRHLRTRPATASQLHPPALREAVEHAASVSRPVSVEVEMTAPSAWLRGTAVPAIGGNSVLLVLRDVTEAKRLDAVRRDFVANASHELKTPAASIQATAETIRIAAEDDPAVVPRFAQQLDREAIRLSSIVADLLDLSRLETGSDIDDDVRLDVLLREETPRIQDAARAADVELEIDAAPVPPIRGARRDLALCVRNLVDNAIRYTKPGGNVLVAVVEGAGGEVVLKVADTGIGIPSRDLPRIFERFYRIDRARSRDSGGTGLGLSIVKHVVENHGGAVSVDSELGQGTRFEIRFPPDAARTGRDGRAAPAGGDGAILPR; encoded by the coding sequence ATGGAGCTGAGCGCCGCCCTCGGGGTCGTGCTCGCCGCGATCGCGGGGGCGGGATCGGGTTGGTGGGTCGCCACCAGAGCCTTCGGACGACGGCTCCGCTCGGCGACCGACGCGGTGGATCGGCTCGGTGACGCGGACACGGAGGCTCGAACCCTCGAAGGCGGCCCCGCAGGCGCGGCCGCCTTGGCGGGAGCGGTGAACCGCGCGGGGGAACGTCTCGGAGGACAGGTGCGAGCGCTCCGACGCGAGCAGCGGATCCGGGACTTGATCCTGTCCTCGATGCAGGAGGGCGTCCTCCTGTTCGACGGTGATGGCGGCGGTGTCGTCTTCGCGAACGACGCGATCGACCGCCACCTCCGCACCCGCCCGGCAACGGCGTCGCAGCTGCACCCTCCGGCACTGCGTGAGGCGGTGGAGCACGCGGCGTCTGTGTCGCGCCCCGTCTCCGTCGAGGTCGAGATGACGGCACCGAGCGCGTGGCTCCGCGGAACCGCCGTTCCCGCGATCGGAGGCAACTCGGTCCTGCTCGTCCTCCGCGACGTCACCGAGGCCAAGCGGCTCGACGCCGTCCGCCGCGACTTCGTCGCGAATGCGTCGCACGAACTGAAGACACCGGCAGCGTCGATCCAGGCGACCGCGGAGACGATCCGGATCGCCGCGGAGGACGATCCGGCCGTCGTCCCCCGGTTCGCACAGCAACTCGATCGCGAGGCGATCCGCCTGTCGAGCATCGTCGCGGACCTGCTCGACCTCTCGCGCCTGGAAACGGGCAGCGACATCGATGACGACGTCCGGCTGGACGTGCTCCTTCGCGAGGAGACGCCACGCATCCAGGACGCCGCGCGCGCCGCGGATGTCGAGCTAGAGATCGACGCCGCTCCCGTCCCCCCGATCCGCGGCGCCCGTCGCGACCTCGCGCTGTGCGTCCGCAACCTCGTCGACAACGCGATCCGGTACACCAAGCCCGGAGGGAACGTCCTCGTCGCCGTCGTCGAGGGCGCCGGCGGCGAGGTCGTGCTGAAGGTGGCCGACACCGGGATCGGGATCCCGTCGCGGGACCTCCCCAGGATCTTCGAGCGCTTCTACCGGATCGACCGCGCGCGCTCGCGCGACTCTGGGGGCACCGGACTCGGGTTATCGATCGTCAAGCACGTCGTCGAGAACCACGGCGGCGCCGTCTCGGTCGACAGCGAGCTCGGCCAAGGAACCCGTTTCGAGATCCGGTTCCCTCCCGATGCCGCGAGGACCGGTCGCGACGGCCGCGCGGCGCCCGCCGGCGGGGACGGGGCTATCCTTCCCCGGTGA
- a CDS encoding DUF3090 domain-containing protein — translation MDPVDKITAGAIGEPGERTFFLQARGEDELVTVVLEKQQVELLSASILELLAQVGDETGTGPGEDELDLEQPMEPRFRAGNLRIGYEPDRDMILLEVEEAVEGDDEEEGEELVPPDTDKLRLWATREQMLALSRHGSEVASRGRPTCQYCGNPIDPEGHVCPAMNGHRS, via the coding sequence ATGGACCCGGTCGACAAGATCACCGCCGGTGCGATCGGCGAGCCCGGCGAGCGCACCTTCTTCCTCCAGGCGCGCGGTGAGGATGAGCTGGTCACCGTCGTGCTCGAGAAGCAGCAGGTCGAGCTACTCTCCGCCTCGATCCTGGAGCTGCTCGCACAGGTCGGCGATGAAACCGGGACCGGTCCGGGTGAGGACGAGCTCGACCTCGAGCAACCGATGGAGCCACGCTTCCGCGCCGGCAACCTGCGGATCGGCTACGAGCCCGACCGCGACATGATCCTTCTCGAGGTCGAGGAGGCCGTCGAGGGAGACGACGAAGAGGAGGGCGAGGAGCTCGTCCCCCCCGATACGGACAAGCTCCGCCTGTGGGCCACCCGCGAGCAGATGCTCGCCCTGTCGCGCCACGGCTCGGAGGTCGCCTCCCGGGGCCGCCCGACCTGTCAGTACTGCGGGAACCCGATCGATCCCGAAGGGCACGTATGCCCGGCGATGAACGGGCACCGAAGCTAG
- a CDS encoding DUF4012 domain-containing protein, with protein sequence MTEHPTATTNGHARRDPPGERRDPAARAARRRRIRRIVLWVLGVLVVLLGLATVFAAIQTIGIRERLTEGRDALDRAQDAVTDGDLGVAGRSFAEAQNAFADAKRAASGPAYTIVGAVPLIGRTPRAVEGITTAGEELAAAGTVLTDGIASLPDGLGSLSPENGRVPLAPIATLSAAAEQAEVHTNAAVEAIEGAPSTLLVGPLGEARRDAAEGVDRADDAVHAGRLLLEGLPTFLGGDGTARYFVAAESPAELRGTGGILGAYSIMTVADGRFRFGEFLPVQTLSDPAAWQNVNLSPDFAGDVGPRIVEQYEAETGQRLDGAIEVDPFALAKLLEVTGPVELRDLGVELTAEDVVAFTANEAYSEYPDPATRKAVLGEAAQEVFLRFLAGGEGIDGIRALGEAAAGGHLTVYSTDPTMQEGLQAVGAAGDLRVTEGEDFLAVVMNNGAGNKVDYYQSRTVNYTVDLLSDGTGRGSTEITIANGAPASGLPKYVIGPFDGRFEAGETFALVDVLCAPGCALDRLQRGGADVEPAATGDFGGIPYVRDVFSIPAGEQQTLGVDTRLASAWTGNSSGGTYRLVFANQTTVEPTRLRVEIRPPDGMAFTHAGDGVELGDGIAVWEGEPGARVEVDVDFSAPVPGRWWRNLTRWVS encoded by the coding sequence ATGACCGAGCACCCGACCGCGACGACGAACGGGCACGCACGTCGGGACCCCCCCGGCGAGCGTCGCGACCCCGCCGCCCGCGCCGCCCGCCGCCGCCGGATCCGCCGCATCGTGTTGTGGGTGCTCGGCGTGCTCGTGGTCCTCCTCGGGCTCGCTACCGTGTTCGCCGCGATCCAGACGATCGGGATCCGCGAACGCCTGACCGAAGGACGCGACGCCCTCGACCGGGCGCAGGACGCCGTCACGGACGGTGATCTCGGCGTCGCCGGGCGTTCGTTCGCCGAGGCGCAGAACGCGTTCGCCGACGCGAAGCGTGCGGCGTCCGGTCCCGCCTACACGATCGTCGGAGCCGTTCCGCTGATCGGACGCACCCCGCGGGCGGTCGAGGGCATCACGACCGCCGGCGAGGAGCTCGCGGCGGCGGGAACGGTCCTGACCGACGGGATCGCCTCGCTCCCGGACGGGCTCGGGTCACTATCGCCGGAGAACGGGCGCGTGCCCCTGGCACCGATCGCGACGCTCTCGGCGGCAGCCGAGCAGGCGGAGGTCCACACGAACGCCGCGGTGGAGGCGATCGAGGGTGCTCCATCCACCCTGCTCGTCGGGCCGCTGGGCGAGGCGCGACGCGACGCGGCCGAGGGGGTCGACCGCGCCGACGACGCGGTCCACGCCGGCCGCCTGCTGCTCGAGGGACTGCCGACGTTCCTCGGAGGCGACGGAACGGCTCGCTACTTCGTCGCCGCCGAGAGTCCCGCGGAGCTGCGTGGCACCGGCGGCATCCTGGGCGCGTACTCGATCATGACGGTCGCCGACGGGCGGTTCCGGTTCGGGGAGTTCCTCCCCGTCCAGACCTTGTCCGACCCGGCCGCATGGCAGAACGTGAACCTGTCCCCCGATTTCGCCGGCGACGTGGGCCCGCGGATCGTCGAGCAGTACGAAGCGGAGACCGGGCAGCGGCTGGACGGAGCGATCGAGGTCGATCCGTTCGCGCTCGCGAAGCTCCTCGAGGTCACCGGACCGGTCGAGCTGCGCGATCTCGGGGTAGAGCTCACAGCCGAGGACGTCGTCGCGTTCACCGCGAACGAGGCGTACAGCGAGTACCCGGACCCGGCGACGCGCAAGGCGGTCCTCGGCGAGGCAGCCCAGGAGGTGTTCCTCCGGTTCCTCGCGGGTGGCGAGGGGATCGACGGCATCCGCGCGCTCGGCGAGGCCGCGGCGGGTGGTCACCTGACCGTCTACAGCACCGACCCCACGATGCAGGAGGGTCTGCAGGCGGTCGGGGCGGCCGGCGACCTCCGCGTCACCGAGGGCGAGGACTTCTTGGCGGTCGTGATGAACAACGGCGCCGGGAACAAGGTCGACTACTACCAGTCGCGAACCGTGAACTACACGGTGGACCTGCTCTCGGACGGCACCGGGCGGGGCAGCACCGAGATCACGATCGCGAACGGCGCGCCGGCGTCCGGACTCCCCAAGTACGTGATCGGACCGTTCGACGGGCGCTTCGAAGCCGGAGAGACGTTCGCACTGGTCGACGTGCTCTGTGCGCCGGGCTGTGCGCTCGACCGGCTGCAGCGCGGCGGCGCCGACGTCGAGCCGGCCGCGACCGGAGACTTCGGCGGCATCCCGTACGTGCGGGACGTGTTCTCGATCCCCGCCGGCGAGCAACAGACGCTCGGGGTCGACACCCGGCTAGCCTCCGCGTGGACCGGGAATTCGTCGGGCGGGACCTACCGGCTCGTCTTCGCGAACCAGACGACGGTGGAGCCCACGCGTCTGCGTGTCGAGATCCGTCCGCCGGACGGGATGGCGTTCACGCACGCAGGTGACGGGGTCGAACTCGGAGACGGGATCGCCGTGTGGGAGGGCGAGCCGGGAGCGCGGGTCGAGGTCGACGTTGACTTCTCGGCACCGGTTCCGGGTCGTTGGTGGCGCAACCTCACCCGCTGGGTTTCATAA
- the pheA gene encoding prephenate dehydratase produces MKVAYQGEPGAYSERAVLALFPEADPLPCETVRLVFSRVTSGEADVGVVPVENSQAGSVNETYDLLLRTSMLRISGEVVVRIDHALLAPPGARLEDVKRVLSHWQALAQCEEFLNSLGADMVSVHDTAGAARLVSEHGDRTEAAVASVEAGERFGLAVLAEHIQTHPENFTKFVVIANGDGVDLGVPDKTSLVMAVHDRPGSLLASLAPFAAHDVNLTKLESRPRPGAPFEYVFYVDLGRSAADADVRAALEEAGKHTSLLKVLGTYPARPTPV; encoded by the coding sequence ATGAAGGTGGCCTATCAAGGGGAACCCGGTGCCTACAGCGAGCGAGCGGTGCTCGCGCTGTTCCCCGAGGCCGATCCGTTGCCGTGCGAGACGGTGCGGCTCGTCTTCTCGCGGGTGACCTCCGGGGAGGCCGACGTGGGGGTCGTGCCGGTCGAGAACTCCCAGGCGGGCTCGGTCAACGAGACCTACGACCTGCTCCTGCGCACCTCGATGCTACGGATCAGCGGCGAGGTGGTCGTACGCATCGACCATGCGCTGCTGGCTCCGCCCGGGGCCCGCCTCGAGGACGTGAAGCGGGTGCTGTCGCACTGGCAGGCGCTCGCACAGTGCGAGGAGTTCCTCAACTCCCTCGGGGCGGACATGGTGTCGGTGCACGACACCGCCGGGGCGGCGCGGCTGGTCTCCGAGCACGGCGATCGCACCGAGGCGGCGGTCGCCAGCGTCGAAGCGGGGGAGCGGTTCGGTCTCGCGGTGCTCGCCGAGCACATCCAGACCCATCCGGAGAACTTCACGAAATTCGTCGTGATCGCGAACGGCGACGGCGTCGACCTCGGCGTGCCGGACAAGACCTCGCTCGTGATGGCAGTGCACGATCGTCCGGGGTCGTTGCTCGCCTCGCTCGCGCCGTTCGCCGCGCACGACGTGAACCTCACCAAGCTCGAATCGCGGCCGAGGCCCGGGGCGCCGTTCGAGTACGTTTTCTACGTCGACTTGGGTCGCTCCGCCGCGGACGCGGACGTCCGAGCTGCGCTCGAGGAGGCCGGCAAGCACACCTCGCTGCTGAAGGTGCTGGGGACCTACCCCGCCCGCCCGACGCCCGTCTAG
- a CDS encoding LPXTG cell wall anchor domain-containing protein, translated as MPDREAPLRAGEKGRRHMKRATAVIGAMVVSATMFLMVTAGTATAACNDYPPKPNCVEAAGDSNNANNANNVVKSAGDTAFTGGDVSMWMVLLGVLIVAGVATLMIARRRSAATHSE; from the coding sequence ATGCCCGACCGGGAGGCGCCCCTCCGGGCGGGCGAGAAAGGCAGAAGGCATATGAAGCGGGCAACAGCAGTCATCGGTGCGATGGTCGTTTCGGCGACCATGTTCTTGATGGTGACGGCGGGAACCGCGACGGCCGCCTGCAACGATTACCCCCCGAAGCCCAACTGCGTTGAAGCGGCTGGCGACTCGAACAACGCGAACAACGCGAACAACGTCGTCAAGTCCGCGGGAGACACCGCCTTCACCGGCGGCGATGTCTCGATGTGGATGGTCCTTCTCGGGGTGTTGATCGTTGCAGGTGTGGCAACGCTGATGATCGCGCGCCGGCGTTCGGCCGCGACGCACAGCGAGTAG
- a CDS encoding rhomboid family intramembrane serine protease: MEPTPPIPPAPPGLEPCYRHPDERTGVRCTRCDRPICPQCMIPAPVGFHCPECVEDARKEFRQGAGQAIRDTATWSLSVTKVLLAILIGVFVLELVSAGAGALATGPDPQQLANIGGLFPPAVAAGEYWRLVTPMFLHAGLFHIAFNAWVLWVFGSQVERAFGSARMLAMFLVTGFLASVASYVLGPVVVVGVGASGAIFGLAGAFIAYAYRRRGQMMANAQLQQALFFVVLNVVLGFVIEGIDWRAHLGGLVAGLAAGWVTDPSRPRQTRTIVTVAGLAGLLAVGVVAAMVRTAQLRDQFPGVL, translated from the coding sequence ATGGAGCCCACCCCGCCGATCCCTCCTGCCCCGCCGGGCCTCGAACCCTGCTACCGCCACCCCGACGAGCGGACCGGCGTGCGCTGCACGCGGTGCGACCGGCCGATCTGCCCGCAGTGCATGATCCCCGCCCCCGTCGGATTCCACTGTCCGGAGTGCGTCGAGGACGCTCGCAAGGAGTTCCGTCAGGGCGCCGGCCAGGCGATCCGGGACACCGCGACCTGGTCGCTGTCGGTGACGAAGGTGCTGCTCGCGATCCTGATCGGCGTGTTCGTCCTCGAGCTCGTCTCCGCCGGCGCAGGCGCGCTGGCGACCGGGCCCGACCCCCAGCAGCTCGCGAACATCGGCGGCCTGTTCCCCCCGGCGGTCGCGGCCGGCGAGTACTGGCGGTTGGTGACACCGATGTTCCTGCACGCGGGGTTGTTCCACATCGCGTTCAACGCGTGGGTGCTGTGGGTCTTCGGCTCGCAGGTCGAGCGCGCGTTCGGCAGCGCCCGCATGCTCGCGATGTTCCTCGTCACCGGCTTCCTCGCGAGCGTGGCGTCATACGTCCTCGGGCCCGTGGTGGTCGTCGGCGTCGGCGCATCCGGAGCCATCTTCGGCCTCGCGGGTGCCTTCATCGCCTATGCCTACCGGCGACGCGGACAGATGATGGCGAACGCACAACTGCAGCAGGCGCTGTTCTTCGTCGTGCTCAATGTGGTGCTGGGCTTCGTGATCGAGGGCATCGATTGGCGAGCCCACCTCGGAGGACTCGTCGCCGGTCTCGCTGCGGGGTGGGTCACCGACCCGAGCCGCCCGCGGCAGACCCGGACGATCGTGACGGTCGCGGGACTCGCCGGACTGCTCGCCGTCGGTGTCGTCGCTGCGATGGTTCGAACCGCTCAGCTGCGGGATCAGTTCCCCGGCGTCCTCTGA
- a CDS encoding SCO1664 family protein produces the protein MPGDERAPKLAAADPALEPAEGERILETGVLEVLGLMPRSSNATYLAKVRSEDDTDREVLAIYKPRRGERPLWDFPEGSLAAREVASYRLARALGWPTVPPTVLRDGPEGTGSVQLFRGFDPAEHAFTLVAERVGEFRRIAAFDVVINNADRKGGHTLLGEDGRIFVIDHGVSFHREPKLRTVIWEFEAEPLGEVLRTDLLRLRDDLAAGPLRASLGELLAPPEVDATLHRTERLLEANSFPTADQTVEETDMPPYPWPAI, from the coding sequence ATGCCCGGCGATGAACGGGCACCGAAGCTAGCCGCCGCCGACCCGGCGCTCGAGCCCGCCGAGGGCGAGCGCATCCTGGAGACCGGTGTGCTCGAGGTCCTCGGGCTGATGCCGCGCTCATCGAACGCGACCTACCTCGCGAAGGTGCGCTCCGAGGACGACACGGATCGCGAGGTGCTCGCGATCTACAAGCCCCGCCGAGGCGAGCGCCCGCTCTGGGACTTCCCCGAGGGATCGCTCGCGGCCCGCGAGGTGGCCTCCTACCGCCTCGCCCGTGCGCTCGGGTGGCCGACGGTGCCGCCGACGGTGCTGCGCGACGGCCCGGAAGGCACCGGATCGGTGCAACTGTTCCGCGGCTTCGACCCCGCCGAGCACGCGTTCACGCTCGTCGCCGAGCGCGTGGGGGAATTCCGACGGATCGCTGCGTTCGACGTCGTGATCAACAACGCCGACCGGAAGGGCGGACACACGCTCCTGGGTGAGGACGGACGGATCTTCGTGATCGATCACGGCGTCAGCTTCCACAGGGAGCCGAAACTGCGAACGGTGATCTGGGAGTTCGAAGCCGAACCCCTCGGCGAGGTCCTGCGCACGGACCTGCTCCGGCTCCGCGACGACCTGGCGGCGGGTCCGCTCCGCGCCTCGCTCGGCGAACTCCTCGCTCCGCCGGAGGTCGATGCGACCCTGCACCGCACCGAGCGGCTCCTCGAGGCGAACTCGTTCCCTACCGCGGACCAGACGGTCGAGGAGACCGACATGCCTCCCTATCCATGGCCGGCGATCTGA